GACAAAAAAGTAAAGCCCGAAACAACTGCCAACATTATTATATTTGTGAGTACCCAAACAGTCTGTTGACTAGTGAATAGTTATTCTATCTAAGATGGCCTCATTTCTTGTATCAACTCTCTTCTCTTTCCCTTCTCTTCTCATGTTAATTGTCCTTGTTCATGGATGCAACGTCCATTGATACGAGAGGTAAATGGCAAATTCTCTGCGTCCACTTGAGCCATGAGGGCATCCCTAATATGACAATCATCCCATTTTGTCATCCTTGCTTATTGTGCAATGAAGAGGTCTCTTGTTGAGTGAAGTTGTCATGAGGTTTGGTGGGAGGAGAAAGTGGAAATTATGCTTATGATCACTGTAATATGGACATGCTTTCATAATTTTTAGTAGTCAGATATCGAAGCCACAAGAAGGTTATAATAGATTTTGCACTGTATAGATTACATGAGTTTCAATTTGAGATTTCATATTTGGAATGAAACATCAGTTTTTGTACTGCATTCTCTTCTAATTTTCCCCAAGTAAAACGAGAACCCTACATTGTGCTACATGGGAGAACTTGTCTTGGCATTTAAAGCTAATATCTACAAAAGACCAGAATTTTATCTTGAAATTTGTACATTGCTGCATCTACCATCAAAACCAGACATTGTAACTCCAATCATATAACCCTATATCCATGCTAGTAGGAATATTAAAATACATGTCCTCATATTATAGTTTATATCATGTGTTCTAGcaatatcataaaagaactacTTCAACAATATATGTGCACCTCACAACACTCCCTGAAATTTAAGATTGTGGAAGCATGAGTCCAGTATTCATGAAATTTGTGCTGTTCTAAATATACTCAACGAGTAAAAGCTTGATTGATACACGAACACCTAAACCCAGTACGTAGCAAGTGAGCAAAAAGTTCTTTGAGCTCTAGCTGCGCAAAAGGCTTTCCAGTATCCTGAAATCTCAAGAAGCTAGGTGCTAATTTCTTCCCATAGGGTCACACGTTAAATATTAAAGTTGCCACAAGGATGGCCAAGTGATGCTTCCATCGACCATGTTTGCATCTAAACCTTGCTCTTTAGAAACATAGTTTTAGCATCAATTTAATTAAACGGGGTAAGGCTCTTCATGGGTGCATTTCTCTTCTGGTTCTTTCAGTGTGTTCTCGTACTAATTAATCATCATGACCATAATAATTAATCATAATCCCCATCGTTATCCTTTGTGCAGTGAAGGAGGAGTACGTAAATAAGAGCCGGTTCCTCTACGGGGAGTCGATGGGAGGCGCCGTAGCTCTCCTTCTTCACAAAAGGGATCCCACGTTCTGGGATGGTGCAGTCCTCGCGGCGCCGATGTGCAAGGTAAGCTCACCGACGGTTCTGGGATCTCCTTTTGTTTGTACCCCACAATGTACCAACCGTGCCGCCCTGCTGACTTGATCTCTTGTTGGGGTGGTGAGCAGATCTCGGAGGAGATGAAGCCCAGTCCCATAGTGGTGAACATCCTAACCCAGGTGGAGGATATCATACCGGCCTGGAAGATCGTTCCCACCAAGGATATCGTCGACACCGCCTTCAAAGACCCCGTCAAACGCGAAGTGGTTGGTATATGGTGACACCATAGGATTGGTTAATTTGGTGCCCAAACTCTCCTAATCCTAATTTCTAGGGGTAATTAATTCAGTTATTTGGTGTGCTATCTGGTTGTTTTCCGATCCTCCAGATCCGGCACAACAAGCTGATATACAAGGACAAGCCCCGGCTAAAGACAGCGTTGGAGTTGCTTAGGACCAGCATGGACCTTGAGGATAGCTTGTCCAAGGTATGTTATCTTGAGAGGACCGTTTAGGGTTACACAGAAGAAATGAAAGAATATGCTTAATTGAAAATGATTatcatacatacgtacatacatatgtatatacatacatatacatatacatacatacatacatacatatatatatatatatatatatatatatatatatatatatatatatatatatatatatatatatgcgcgtatatgtatatatatgtatatgtatgtatatgtatatatatgggtAAACATACagaaattgacagattttgcatgaataccctttccaaattgatatttgcatgtataccctcgtaaaatacttggtttgctattctacctttttaatttttatttttgcatatgcacCCATATTATTTAACaacattaaaaaattaacgattttaaattaaaataactaaaatacttTTAATGGGTAAACATGGAAATAGATCATGATCTCGATAGCCGGAAAAGAAGACTGGAACATTAgcgtaatttcaaaattttattttatttttaattaatataaatatgattttttcttAACACCGTTCGAACAACTATTATATTTGaggcatttgtacaataacagagttttataagcatatacatgtaaatattaattttagaagagtattcatgcaaaattcaatatttagaagggtatctatgcaaaaaaaaaaaaaaaaaaaaaagggaaaaagtagATCAATAGGCCCATATAATGGAATTTGGATGGAACTTAAGTGGGCCTGTAGAAGATGATGGGCTGAGTGGGCCAACAGATCCGATTCCCACAGAAATATCCAAACAGCCGCTTAACTCGTTGTGCGGGTCCTGAATCCGGTTTGTGCTCATCCTAGTCCCTAGATATACATAGGGCACACAGCAGTACTCTTTTAATTTAACGGATAAGTGAgtaaaaaagttgaaaaatacTTTGTATACCCTAGTGCATATGCTGACTAGGTTCTTGCTGGGTTACCGAGGGTAAAATAGTTTTAAAGCCCTGCCTAAAATCCCTGTATATTACACAACACACAAAACTTAGTTTAGTGCTAATACTGGGTATACTAGTACGTACCCTTCAccaatatgtttcaattcagaAATTGAATAAATCCAGAAAAAGATGATTTTATTCCAAAGGCACATTGGCCAAGAGGATTGGTTGGGATGAATGCGAGCAAGCCTGTCCTGATCTACTAATTCTGTGTACACGCTGGGATACATCCATTTCTACTAAGACTTTTCAATTCAGAAACAAAATGAATCTAGAAAACTTATAATTTTAGTCATGATAGATCCTTTTTTTGAGAAGAATTCATAAATTCATTTTATTAACCAAGCCCAAGAGTTATTCATTAAGGCACAGCTGGTAAAAAAGGGATCAGATTGGAATAAATGCATGCAAGGCATGTCCTCACCATACTCATTCCAGGCACATGCTGTGGTGCATGCCCTTATACCAACTTTTTTCAATTCAGAGGCGAAATATATCGAGGAAAGATGATTATTCCCGATAAATCCTTTTTATCCTGTAACTAAGTCTCAGAGTTATTCATTAAGGTCCAATCGGTAATTCAAGAGGATAGGAAGGCCCGCCTATCCTCGCCATATCTGACATTGTGAGGTTAGATACTTACACCTGCCAATATTTGCGTGGAATTGGACTACCCAACGGCTATCTAGTGTTTCTCATTTCTAGTCAAGTTGAAAATGCTAAGAAATGACCACCATCCAACCCAACTAAATACATACTAGTAAGACAAAAAAAACTAAGgacatattttttttacaaatgaaATAGTCAGTATAGTGTAACAGTTATATGGAACCGCAAATTTTTATCTAAACGTAAATTTCATTTATCCTATTTATCTCATGCAAACTATGCTAATTGAGTATAGGTACTATGTTTCTCAATTTTTCTGTTCAGTTTCCTAAGCTTAGATTCACAAAGAGTTTCTAGACATCTTGGTAGAATTGTTAGGGGAAATGCTATGCGTTGGCAATGCCTCTCAAGTCTCACCTCAAGGCTTGCCCTTGGAGGAGATCTAGGATTCAAATACTACGCATTGCttcaatataaaaataaatgctGTACTGTGCAAAACTTTGCACTGCTCATGGCCTAATGACACGGAAATTGGCAGGTGAATCTTCCCTTCTTGGTGCTGCATGGGGAGGCGGACTTAGTGACCGACCCAGAGGTGAGCCGAGCGCTTTACGACCGGGCCAGCAGCGTCGACAAGACCATCACGCTCTACCCCGGGATGTGGCATGGCCTGACTTCCGGCGAGCCCGACACTAACGTGGAGAAAGTCTTCTCGGACGTCATCGCTTGGCTCGACCACCGAGCCCACGAAAGACCCGGAAGATCACCGTCCATAAGGAGCGACATCGCCGACGAAGCCATCGCCGACGAAGCCAGCCCGTCACCCAAGGTCATGAGATGGCCTAGTGGTGCCACCACCAGGAGGCAGCCTAGCGGGATATTTTGCTTTGGGTGGAAAGGGCGGACGGAGCCCCGCTCGGCCCTCTAAGGAGCTGCACTGGGTGTCGAAACATTTCAACAAACACTTGGGAAGATGGAAAAAGGGAATTTGGGAAGGGTGGGAATCaaaagccaaagaaaaaacaaaattgtGACAGGTGACCTGGGACTTATCATAATAAAAGCAAAAAGGGTTTCATAGATCAATATGGTTCCTTGTCTGCCTTCAAGTCCATGCAAGTTTAGATGCAACTATAGCTCAAGAAGAAAAGCTACATGAACAAAACTAAAATGACAACCATGACGTGGTGAAAAATTTGAAGCTTCTGATGATTGATCAATGCCAATTTGGAAATAACATGGGACGCATTCAAATCTCTACACCTTTCATCATGATTTAATGCTCTTAATAGCCTTTGGTAGAACAAAACTTGCATGGAAAAGGTGGTGGCATCGACTCTTTGGGTTGCTTCAAGATTTTAAAGTAAGGCCTTCTCTTCATCTGCACCTAATAACCTTTCTGCAAGCCATAACAGAGTAAGTTACTCCCATTCCTCAGGTTGTATTCAAGGGTCAACCTATCAAGAGATGGCCAATCCTAGTCTTTGAGAAGACCAATCGTTAACTATTGCTCCTATGATGTTTGACAATAGTCAACCAAAACATGCACATCAAGATGAGCAGTCGCAGGATCTTTCTTTCCCAGATATGCTGAGATTTTGCTCTCTCTGTGCAAAGTTGAAGGGATAGAACTCGCAAGCGAAGTGTTGCTGGAAACTGGACCCGAGGGCGACCACTGGCTAAGAAGGAGAAGCTCCGAGAGGTGGTGCGTCGGCAGGCTGCGTCCTCCGGggaacctgcaagaagccgatgGCTGGAGTTTCCGGCGCCGAccctctgatgcttaagtcGGAAGGAGCTTTCgtggagaaaaagagagaggttGTATGTGGAAGTCAAAGTCAGAAGTTTCCAGTCCCTCCttcagaggaagaagttcccctttTTATAAGAGGGGCGTCAGGGTTACCtgcgatgtgactgggcgaattaatgggttaccgtcatgattgggcgtgatcgtgtgaattaatgagttgccgtggatgactGGACGGGATTGAGTGAGTCAAcaagttgccgtggatggcctgagATTTTAGGCAGGCGGGAGGTCCGTggagatcgtgcgcatttaattgCTGATAGTCGCTCAGGCGGAGGTCATGGGATTGGATCCCagatgaggaggagaggggctcgATTCTCGGTGGAATGGAGAAGTCTGCTTCATCCTTCAACTGGGTCTTCTTCGAATGTAAGGTCGATCAGGCTCAGCTTAGTCGAGATCAAGGCCGCAAGATAGTGAGCTCCGAAGTTAGGCGCCTTAAGGTCGGACGCCTTTGAGGTCGGACGCTTTGAGGGTTGCTGCCGTTGCGCCCGTCGTCACGTGCCGGCGATGCATTTCCACGTGTTTTGGGGCAAttcatttttcccccaacacgaAGCAATATGATTTAGAAACTATGGTGATTTGGGTAGTGGAAGCAACAGCGATAATGTTTGATAATGAAGCTTCCAGTCATGTGATAACCTGGTTGATCCAGTGCAATTAATTTCCCTACTCTGTTTTTCAGAATATTTGAGGAGCAATCAGTGTACCTCCATGGGTTTGAGAGGCTATATTATTTTCTCAAGGAATTAATTTGTTGGTTACAATTCAAGCACAACTTATAAAGAAATGGGGCTCTGCCCCTGCAGCTTTCTTCCTTGAGATTCTGATTTTGAGTCTTGGATGGTTTTCTCCAAAAATCTCAGCTTGGGTAATTATATTGCAGGTgaatctccctctcttccttaaAAAAAGATCATCCATGGATGATGGTGAAGCAGTGGAGGAATAATTAGTTAGTCTGATTAAACTCATGCATTTTTGAATGCTAGCCAAAGATAGCTCCAACATAGGTGGCCATGCTTATTCTTCACAATTATTGGTCAAATGCTGGGTTTGATGAACCTGTCCAATTGTTTTGCTCAGTGGAGGATTTCCCTATCAAAGACATTTATCCTATTGAAGCATGAAGGAGATGAGTTGTCCAAGACCTATAAGCTCTATAAAACTCCACAGGTGGGTGAAAGTCCCACCAGGAGTGCTGTCCCTTTACCCTACAAAAGACCAAACTTTAAAGTAGAGAACTTCTTTCCCCTATTCATACATAGAATTAGAATCCAACCTGCATCTTTTAAAATAAGGGTATACCAAACTTGATTAAGCTTTGCTGTTAGAGAAGTATGAAGACCTCTTGTCTTTACAGGTAGGCTTACAGAAAAGCTTATGTCCTAACAACAATCAAGTGGCATGCCACCAAAGAGAGACGAAAAATTCGATGACAGAAACCAAACATCTATATTGTAATGCAATAACAAATAACAAGGAATACCTCCTTCAACATTCAAAGAGGAAAAATTACTTAAAAATGGGAGAGAAGAATATGGTAATGAAAGGTTCTGGCACTCCTGTTTTGCAGTTGGCTCTCCTCAGCCTACAGCAATAGCAGCTATAAGGGCTACAAATAAAGGAACAATAAGCCAAGTCATCAAGAATAGAAATGTAACCAGAACTgatccctctccttcttctctttcttggaGTGTAACATGGATGAGGTCCTCAATTGACTAATGAAACGGAGATAAAGAAGATTCTCAAGCGGTGCCAGTTCCAGCGGTTGTGGCATCAGAGCCGGCGTGGTCGCCGAAGATTCGCTTGCGGAAGTCAGAGACCATGAGGGGAAGGCCATGGCGGAGGGAGACCT
The Phoenix dactylifera cultivar Barhee BC4 chromosome 3, palm_55x_up_171113_PBpolish2nd_filt_p, whole genome shotgun sequence DNA segment above includes these coding regions:
- the LOC120110212 gene encoding caffeoylshikimate esterase-like gives rise to the protein MEFGHHMEVVYQEEFIRNSRGVQLFTCRWLPSSSSPKALVFLCHGYGMECSEFMKVVGSRLGGAGYAVYGMDYEGHGKSEGRRCYIKRFGNLVADCERFFKSICVKEEYVNKSRFLYGESMGGAVALLLHKRDPTFWDGAVLAAPMCKISEEMKPSPIVVNILTQVEDIIPAWKIVPTKDIVDTAFKDPVKREVIRHNKLIYKDKPRLKTALELLRTSMDLEDSLSKVNLPFLVLHGEADLVTDPEVSRALYDRASSVDKTITLYPGMWHGLTSGEPDTNVEKVFSDVIAWLDHRAHERPGRSPSIRSDIADEAIADEASPSPKVMRWPSGATTRRQPSGIFCFGWKGRTEPRSAL